Sequence from the Esox lucius isolate fEsoLuc1 chromosome 6, fEsoLuc1.pri, whole genome shotgun sequence genome:
CATTTcaccattttaatatatttttccctTGTTCTTGATGTGCCATGTGGGTATGTTGGTAAATACAGTTACACTTTGTGTTCTATAgccctctttttttttgtgcGCGCACCAACTCTTGGACAGACGGCAAATGAGGTGGAATGAAGGCCCTTTAAGGGATAGTTTAACCtatattcatatttgggtgaaattctgCTTACcatgagttgttcttgaaggcccatgaagtcatttttcacaacaatccattattcaccTTTGTCCCGGCCTGCAGTTAGCATCAGTAGCAtgatccaaattcatgaattgaaactatGCGTCCCGAgccacaaaagctgcattgctaGAAGGAAAATACTCCAAAGGACTAGGAGTGTTGTTAACCTGTCAATGTTGTATCCctgtaaataatgtttaaatttTTGCACAATATATCTTGATTTTACCTAAACTGATACTTCCTTTGTTTACCGGTCTGTTTTGTTCACAAATGGtatcaatacaaaaaaaaaattgtcatacTTTGTAAACAACCACATAGCATTTGCTAACTACTGATGACATCATTGCCGAATGTGTGTGGCGGCTACAGAAAATAGTCacctaataatgctaattccaggctgtgACAGAGTTGAATAATACTTTGTTGCTAAATATGACTCCATGCGctttcaagaacaactcagggtaagcggaatttcacccaaatatgtaTCATGGTCGAACAACCCCTCAGAAAAAGTAAAGAATGTGTGTTAGTTGAGATGCTCAGAACTACAGATGTTAGTATCAGTCCCACTGTCCTAAACTCCGCAGGAGTCATATTACAAGTGATCCAGTTGTCTTCAACGTTCTCAAATCCGGAACCCAATGTCTGATAAATAAATGGGCTTATGCTAACATTTCCACGTCCCAGTTGTCATTAAAAATTCTATAAAGTGGATAGCAATGTCAAAATTAATATGGAGTTTCTGATGGGttttttagggttagggatagggttTCGGGGCAAGCTGTTAATGAGCGTTTTGCCAGCGTGAGGGCCAGTCGTTCTCCATCCATTGCTGCAGAAGCCGCAGCACATCAATGCGCTGGTAGAGTCTGCAAAGTTCAGTGAGCTCGGTGACGGTCTTGTGATTGTTGCGCAGCAGGAACTCCTGTGTGGGGCTGTTCACTGAGCCCTGGGTCCGGTGCTCCAGCAGAGTCAGCTCATCGTAACTCATACCCCAACGGCTCGCAAAGTTCTTCCAGTTCTTGACAGTGCAATGATTTGGGTCAAGTTTAAGACGGAGTAAATCAAGCAAGTCCTTGTCATCCATTAAGTCACTGATCTTTGGAGGTGGAGCTGAGCAGCAGCACTTATCACATGGATTGTTCAAGAACTGTAGCTCCTTGGGGAAGTCTGGGGGGCAGGGATTGGGGCAAAGGAGAAATGGAATTATCACAAGCCTTTCAAATATATACAATGATTATGCAGTGACATTTTTAAATTTCTATTTTGAGTGTACATGTAGTTGCCTAGAAAGATGTGTTGTAGATCTACAGCAAGTACTGGGAAATGTTCAGATATGTGGTACAGTAGAACACTGTAAAACATGATTAAATTAAAATTACCTGGTGAGATGGAGCTTGAGCAAATGTACTCCACATTATCTTCCACTGGCTGTGTGAATTTGGGTAGAACAAAAAGTTGCATTACAgtttttgttattatatatttatacatgcTATTATACATTTACTTTGACCtgcattttcattgtttgtttacACCTGTAGGTAAGGAAGCAAGTGGGAAATACAATTGGATTTGAATGTATTTCTAATTATATAGTGCAGTTAACCACAGACAGGATTTAGAATGCTTTAAAGGATTCTGATATCAATAAAATAACTCAACTCAACCAACTCACACGCTCCTTCACGGAAACATGTGATGACTAACGTCTTTGTGGTTTTGACACCCTCCACTAGTTTCCCTGAACAAGACTCCATTACCAATGGCCAGGATGTGACCTTTTCAGATTCAGCTAACTTTAGTAAGCAACAAGTACAGGAGTAACCTGTCAAAACGTATCAACATATTTTCTCTCTAGGCTGTGCCTGGGCGCTCCTCTAGGTCTGCTGTGCAGAAGATGCTAAATCGTGCAGACAAACAAAATTAAACTTCACTTTGCACTATTGATAAGAAAAACCTAATTGATAATTGAACAGGTTTCAATGCATCAAAACATAATAACAAATCTCAATTTGTAAGATATATCTGTGATTTTGTTGTAGGCAGAAGTAGAGCTCATTAATTTAATCTTGAACCTTAGACAGATCTTGGTGCCATAGCCAAGGACTATATGCAAATTCGCCATTTGCCACTGAAATGTTTACAGGCAGTAGCAAAAAGCACAACTGTAGGTAATTAGCCAAAACGTGTTTGTTAAAGCCCCAACATCCCCTGCACGTTTTACTGCAAATACGTATGTACCACAGGAGTCATACATTTAGGAAGATACTAGATCAACTAGGTTAGCACTCCCTCAGTAGCGCACATCAACTAGCCAGAGTGACTTTATACCCATTTACAGTGGATaagaaaagtctacacaccattgtgaaaatgccatgttttttttatgtaaaagaatgagacaaagataaatcatgtcagaaatgttccacttttaatgtgacatataatgtgaacaattcaattgaaaaacaaactgaaatcttcgaggggggaaaatgaaaaataaaaaacttacaataacctggttgcataagtgtgcacaccatcttataactggggatgtagcagtgttcagaattaaccaatcacattcaaactcatgttaaatagaagtcattacacacctgccatcatttaaagtgactctgattaatcacaaataaagttcagctgttctagtaggattttcctgacattttcttagttgcatctaagagcaaaagccatggtcagcagagaaagatatcagtcaggagaagggtacaaaataatttccaaagcattagatataccatggaacacagtgaagacagttattatcaagtggagaaaatatggcataacagagacattaccaagaactggacatccctccaacaTTGATGAAAacacaagaagaaaactggtcagggaggcttccaagaggcctacagcaacattaaaggaactgcaggaatttctggcaaatactggctgtgtgctacatgtgataacaatctcccgtattcttcatatgaatgggctatggggtagggtggcaagacggaagccttttcttacaaagaaaaacatccaagcccggctgaagtttgcaaaaacaaacatgaagtccTCCAAaatcatgtgggaaaatgtgttatggtctgatgaaactaaagttggccataattccaaaaggtatgtttgatgcaaaaacaacactgcacatcacccaaagaacaccatacagaCAGTAAAGCagggtggtggcagcatcatcatcttcagctggaaccggggccttcgtcagggtggagggaattatgaacagttccaaataccaggcaatttagcacaaaaccttcaggtgtccgttagaaagctgaagagaccagacctgaatccaattgaacatctgtgggatgatctgaagagagctgtgcacaggagatgtcctcgcaatctgacagacttgaagcacttttgcaaagaaaagtgggcaaatattgccacatcaagatgtgccatgctaataaacacgtacccaaaaagactgagtgctataataaaatcaatgtattagtttaagggtgtgctcacttatgcaaccaggttattgtgagttttttatttttccccctgaaagatttcagtttgtttttcaattgaattgttcacgttataggccacgttaaaggtggaaaaagttctgacatgatctttgtctcactcttttacatcacaagaacctggcattttaacagggatgtgtagactttttatatccactgtatctgacTACATAGCAAATAATTTGCTTCATCGCAgtaacatatttaaaatgctaTTCCATTTTAGAGGcactaatttattttaaaagaacGTTTAAGAGAAAGCATGCCACCACATACAGGCTAGCAGgctaaataatttaaatcaaaaGCTATGATATAAACAATGTGCTCCACTGGTTTTGTTTTGTAGGGCAACTATCATAGGCCTAAATTATGCTCACATAGCCACAAAAGCCAATAACCTCAAGTCTGAAACTTTTACATTGTGGGTATAGCAGTAATTGAGAGTTGGAAGTCGCACAGAATTCTCAGAACTTTCTGCAAGTTTCTGCTCAGGAGACCAGACATTTGCTTGTTAACCCTAAACACATGAGGGAACATCACTTACCTGTCTTATTCTGTCAGGAGAGAGGCAGCCAGATGGCAATGATCTCAGCTGCAGTGTCACTGTATCTGGAAAGAACATATTGATGGTTTTAGTTAATATTGTACTTTCTCAAGAAAGTGCAAAGAAAGGCACATCTTTTGTGTGAACAGATGTAGACTACTTAACATAGAGCACCTACCTTGAGGTTCTGTGACTTGGACTGGATAGTTTGACTTCAAGGACTAAGAGACACAAGCATATTTTATGTTAGCCGTTCCTAGGAATTGATACAATGATAAATTGGGATCTTTGtagtatacatatacagtatgctgATCTTAATGATTATATACCTTTtttaagacagacagataggaatTATAAAACGTCTGTACACTGTTGAGGTAAAGCAAAAGGTGGCTTGTTGTAACATGCTTCTGAAGTACGTCTGTTGTTGGGAATCTCAGCATAATGTAGGCTATACTACTCAACAATGCATTAATGGTCTTGGattgctttttttctgaaagctACATCTACACAGACCAAAGGTTGGTCATCATTTTGCTCTATtatttggaagaaaaacaactTACATGTCTATTCAATTAATTTCAGACAAGACATTTACTGTATTTGCTGTAGTTTGTTTCTGATGTTAGACTGCCTTACCATTTCTGCCATAAAGCTGCTAGTATCTATGTCCTCCACTGGTTCAGAGATTATTCTATCTGTCAAAACAGGACAGATGTAACAGCAAGATTACACAATGAGAATAATGAAAATGGTAGCTATAACATTAAATATCTGATGACAACCTTGTAACTACATTTCTGCATGTAATAAAAGCATTAAGTCACTTCAATGTTGCTCTGAATATTTCAACAAACATCGGCATgaagacaatacatttaatttgaccATACTGAGTCTCCTGAATCTTGATAAAGTTCATTTTAAGAGAAATACACATGGATGAGTTGCAAACATACAATGCGCTCTATCCAGACATAAAACTTACCTCTACATGCAGCGGCCAGCCTGCGTCACCATGAGGCTATTGTATGAGACTTCAGCTCTCCAAACATAAAGCTATTTTGACCTTTCTTAATTTATGCATTTTCCTTtcaatcatttagcagacactttaaTCTAGAGCCATTTAAGAGCAATTAGGATTAAGTTCTTTGTTCAAGGGCCAAATGTAATTGTTCACCTTTTCGCTTCAGGGATTTTAACCACTGACTTTTCGGTACCTAGCTCAATACTGTAACCAATGGTCTTTCTACCCCCATATACACAATGAACCTGACACTATCTTAAGCTTAGACTAGCGTAAACCAGGCAGACGTCTCAAATGACAATATGTAGGCAGGCAGACCATGTGGGTGGGCTAACCTCCTCAGACATTGGTGGAGTAAATGCATACACACAGTATTTAAGTATTTGATTTTACTGTTGGTACTCAACACCATAATGGAGTTGTAAGGTGACTCACACCAGGAGTCTATATCTGACCATTTTATTGACTGAAAACATCTGCCATAAAAAGGGTGAAAGGTTAGACTGTCTATTTTTATGGAGAGACAAACTGTCAAATGTTTAGCCCACAATGCTGTCATACAAGacttaaacaaacaataaaacatctgttTAAATTGAACAATTATATGATAATTACAATACAGTCCTGAAACTGTGCTGTTGGGCCAGAGCCAGAAGAATCTCTGGAAAAGCAACATTTGGAACATTTGTCATAAACTTTGCTTAACTGGTTAGAAGCTCAGTCAATCACTGATGACTTGGAGTTGCAAGGTGACTCACACCAGGAGTCTCTCACCACGTCATCGACTGAAAACAACTGTCATAAAAAGGGTGATCGATCAAGGGGTTTATTTTTGTGGCATGAGAACAAACTATGACATGTTTAGCCCACACTGCTGTCATACAAGACTTAAACAAGCACTTCAACACTTGATTGAACAAATGCATAATTACAATATAGTCCTGAAACTATGATGTTCTGTGGAgggtacaaaacaaacaatacagCAGCATATATCAGACTATTCCATTTTGCGGATTTTTCTCCACTCtgttgttttgaatatttgGACTGTGAGACAGGAGGGGATCTCTCCTCAATTAATCTCTTACTAAGATCAGTAACAGCAGGACAGTGATGCTGCTTAATGCCTATATGAAGTGCAGTAAGTCAGCAGCGTCACTAATAATCATGTAATGGCTGTTAGacagaaagaaatacaaatgtattccaGGTCCTTGGTTGCTATACATGTCTACAGGTACTTGGGTAGTGCATACTCAATCTGATTTTAACATTCTTTTTAGTGCAAAGCTGAGACATATCAGCCACATGTCCCCCACTCATAACCTGTAAGCAGAAACCAGAAACCAAGCTCCGCTCAGCATTGTCTGCTGCACAGGGAATGCAGAGACATGTATCTACTTGCTCTGGAAGATGTTCAAGACATGAAATAGAAACCACATCATAATATATTCCCTGAGGCAATGATTCCATAGAGATGAACCTGGATTCTAATTTTTGACCACCCATGTCTTTGCTGCTAAGATTAGTCgagtttcaaaacatttaatcaaactGTGCAACGGAAGATTTGCTATGCAGTGACAAAGGCATGCTTTCCCCCGACACATGGCTTAAGATCAATGCTGTGATAATACCTAACTCAATCCAAGCAGTATCTATAGCTAAAGCAAATTTAGATAAATACTTGGCAAAAAATGGTTTGTCTATACACACTTAATGACTGAGCggtttgggtttgtgtgtgtatgtttgtatagtgtgtgtgtgggcgtatGTGTTCCACCTTGTTCAGCAGGGAGAATACCCTGTAAGTCCTTGAACACTGACAAGGCAATAGTAAGAAAGCGTAGAGAGCTTGTTCTTCAGGACATAAGGAAGCATATATTATCATGAAAGAATCAGAGCTTGACCTGATTCTTTAGAtcgcaaaaaatatatatcatctCCAATTGGTCTGATGAACTCATAGATTGGGCCAGAGCCAGAAGAAACTCTGGAaaagcaacatttgaaacattagtTATTAGCTTTGCTTAATTGGTTAGAAGCTGAGCCAATCGCTGATGACTTATACAACCCTGATTTTTACCTCGCATTGTGGATTGCAATGAAAGATTGAAATATGTAGAGAACATTAATGCAGCAGACAATTTCAATTTGAAACCTCAGGCAAGTCCAATGTGTTAATGCCTCAAATTGGAAAACGCATGAATGgtcctttttttacatttaggcTTAGCCTACTTTAACACTGTCgagattaaatattttttccgCTGCCACATCTAATACATCCAATGAGATTTGTAAAGCATAAACCCATCATCGTCATTAATATGAACTATATTAATATTTGGGGAAATGCCACTGGCAATAGTAGCACATGGAAATGTAACCAGTCAAATGCAATTAGTCTGTTCCAGAATGTCAACAGTTTTAgtaacacaaaaatgtatataaaacaatTTAGAATTCAAAACAAAAGATTGGTTGTTCAAAAAGCACACAAGATTAAAATACCAAGGCCATAGGAAGACATTAAACCACAACCGTAAAGTACATGTAGCATAGCTTGGGCGATAAACCACATCGCCTACCGGTAAATAGCcaatgtcaacattttcaagAGTGCCGACTTACCGAATGGCTCCTTAAATGTCTTCAAGCTAGTCATCTTTTCAAAATGCTGTGTACATAAGAAGGAAAGGTAAGTAGCGCTTTACGATTATCAGGGGCTGATAAAGTTGACGCGGTGGTTAGTAATACCGCTGGCGCAACAGAGTTGCCTACCCAAGACTGCGCTGAGGGGGCGGGAGATTTAGTTGCTGTGATAATGACGCtcaataaacataaaataagtTGTGCTGTCAATGCAAGGCATCTCTGAACAGTCTCTCATGTCGCGTAACTTCCCGTTCCACTTGCGGTAGCCATACATGGAAGCTGACAGACCCACCTAAATGGAGATTTATCAGTCACTTCCATGACTAAATAATGACCCGACATTGGGACTTTTCTAAGCCCACGCGATGCTATTTTACTAAATTAGGGGTTACACCTTTTCAGCACAGAGCTTTTGACctcatatgaacacacacacgatgACGATAattataatcaatacatctattCGATTAGGTTAATACAAATTACTATCAGTGCCAATGATTGTATAAAACTCTCTAGAAAATATGTACAAATTGGTTATGCgtttgttttgtcattgaacagtttCACCTCAAAAGTTAGATTTCTCCCATGTTTTGAGTTTAAAATCAAGCTGACAAACAACAATGGCATTGTCTACGTAGCATTTTAGCTATTTTCTTTTGCAAGGGGTCCAAAAACGCTGGAGGACATTTATCCCTTGTTATAAATTAGGGATTTGAATCCCGATTGGCTGATAGCGATGGTATGCCTAAGCAAAAAGGCACGACGGGGTGTGGTATATAGCAAATAACCCGTGAATACGTTTTACCAGAGGTATGCTGTCATGGCAACATAACCTGCTCCGTGCAGTTTAAAGATGCAGCGTACCTTCATGGTTAACTCGATAAGCACcgcccttcctcccacaaaaaggCAGGCACGTTTGGAAGAACCAATTGACATTGTCGCACGGATTTTGAGAGACCTACTCCGCAGTGGGAGTGTGTTTAGAGGCCGTGTAACTCGAGTTTACCCCGATGATGTTCTCTAATCAATATATCGATCCTCATCTGACGGAATTCTGTATATTTACCGGTGTTGTGCCGAAATCACCCCCCCCTAGCGTGAACGCGCGCTCTCTCGATTCTCATTGCTGCTATACTTGTTTGCTTGTTGGGAGGAGAGTTTAGCCTACATATTTCACTGATCTTCATAGCAAAAAGGTTGAATTTTATTGTGTACATCAAGGCAGCATTCGATGACCACGTTTGGCTGCGTTTCATTCGTTTTTTTAAGGCAGGTTGATCGCGGTTTCATTCGATTTTTAAGGCATGTTGATCGCGTGGGAAGGCACTGTGCAGTTTTCGGTTGGCTATTTGCTTCAAGTGTATTACTATAAACAAATCGTTG
This genomic interval carries:
- the edaradd gene encoding ectodysplasin-A receptor-associated adapter protein isoform X1, which translates into the protein MTSLKTFKEPFDRIISEPVEDIDTSSFMAEMSLKSNYPVQVTEPQDTVTLQLRSLPSGCLSPDRIRQPVEDNVEYICSSSISPDFPKELQFLNNPCDKCCCSAPPPKISDLMDDKDLLDLLRLKLDPNHCTVKNWKNFASRWGMSYDELTLLEHRTQGSVNSPTQEFLLRNNHKTVTELTELCRLYQRIDVLRLLQQWMENDWPSRWQNAH
- the edaradd gene encoding ectodysplasin-A receptor-associated adapter protein isoform X2 → MAEMSLKSNYPVQVTEPQDTVTLQLRSLPSGCLSPDRIRQPVEDNVEYICSSSISPDFPKELQFLNNPCDKCCCSAPPPKISDLMDDKDLLDLLRLKLDPNHCTVKNWKNFASRWGMSYDELTLLEHRTQGSVNSPTQEFLLRNNHKTVTELTELCRLYQRIDVLRLLQQWMENDWPSRWQNAH